The Candidatus Poribacteria bacterium DNA segment CCATGGGGATTGCGACTGCGCGCAGCCGGTGAATCAACAGAAGCACTCGCCGCACTCAGTCTGAGTCGAGCGAAATGGCAATATATTGGAGTCCTCCTAAGCGGCGTCTTCGCAGGAATCGGCGGCTGTTTTTTGGCATCTGAGGTACACTATTTCACAAAAGGAATGACGGCAGGACGCGGTTATCTCGCACTCGCAGCCGTCATTTTCGGAAATTGGCGACCCTTGAGCGGCATCGCAGCGTGCTTTCTCTTCGGATTCGCCACCGCTTTAGAACTCGCGAACCGATGGAACATCCCTGGACAATTGTTGAACAGTTTACCATATATCCTAACAATGGTTGTCCTTGCCGGATGGGTAGGAACATCACGCCCGCCTGCGAGTTTGGGAAAGATGAATTTTAATTAATTGCGCCTGGACTGCTCTCCAAATGTAAAGCTAAGACAAATTATGCCATTTAAGGAGGACCTAATTTCATTACGAGCAGGTTCTTGGTGATGCCCGAACGGAATTGAGGACCCGCCCGCGAATGCCCATATACCATTCCCATGATGACATGGAACGGTGCTCAGGAAGCCATAGTTCCAAACATTAGGTCTCGTCTCCCTCATCCACAAGCCCATGGTAGCTGCCGTGGCGGCTGTAATACCCATAGGACTTGGCGTGCTTCGGGTTGATCATGTTGCAAAGTACACCGATGCCTTTCATTGGGAAGGCTTCTGTCAAATGCCGGACGCCAGTAAGCATATCAAAGCGTCGGGTCTTCGTGATGTCAAACACATAGACAATCGCATCAACGATGCTTGCCAAAATCATCGGATCAGCGACGGCACGGACTGGTGGCGAGTCGATGACAATCACATCGTACTCCGATTTTGCAAACTCCAGCCAATCCGTCATCATTTCCGAGTTCAGAAGTTCAATAGGATTTGGGGGCACAGTGCCACTCGGCACAAGATGCAAATTAGGAATATCGGTTTGCTTGACCGTTGTGTGGAGGATATCGTCCCGATTTTCTGAGTTTAAATGGATAAGGACTTCGCTCAATCCGGGTTTACGAGCATCAACGCGCGCAATAGGAAATTCAGCGTCAGATGTCTCCCTCACCTCTTCCGCCTGAGCAGGTTGGTCTCCTGGAAAAGTGTTATGTTGAGAGGGACGACGCATGTCCGCATCAATTAGTAAAACTTTATTTCCCCTTTGCGCAAGCGCGACAGCCAGATTCGAGGAGATCGTGCTTTTCCCTTCGCCCCGAGTCGCACTCGTAACAAGAATCGTTCTCACGGGTGCCCCTGGGTTCAGAAACGGCAGCTTCGCTTGTAGGACCCGAAACGCCTCAGCGGATCGTGATTGCGGCGCATCGTGAACAATGAGTGGAAGTCGGTACGTATTGCGCTTTTTGATGGAGGGAAGGACCCCAAGGAAACTTGGTGATTCGGGTAAGGCATCCAATTGACGCACGGCATCTTCTAAACGGAGATATGTATCGTCGAAGTAATTTTTCGCGACAGCATAAGTAAAGCCGAGCAGCATACCTACTAATGCCCCTAAAGCGAGGTTCAGTTTTAGGCGAGGCTTCAACGGTTCTTCGGGTGCCCATCCCATATCTAAAGTTTTGATACTCTCTGTACGCGCCTGTGCGAAAATTTCCGCCTCCCGCAACTTCGCTTCTAAAGTCGTTGCTTGTGTCGTATAAATTTCAATATCCCGCTTGAGGCGATAAAACTGCAATTGCGTCGGGGACCAACTCCCCAATTTCTCAAGGTGTGCGGCGATTTTGGCGGCGACCTCTTCCTTCTGTCTTTTGAGACTTATAATAGCCGCTTCCGCCTCATTCACCTTCTCTGTGAGTACCTGATGGAGCGGATTGTAAGCAGAAGTTGTACTTTTTATCTCTTTTTCTTCTGTATCAAGGCGTGTTCGCGTCTCCCTTATTTTTTGATCGATCGCCATGACTTCAGGATGCGTTTCATCATACTTCCCCAGCAGTTCCGCCCGATCAATTTCATATTGGTTTAAACTATCTTGTAACTTGGAATGCGAAGGGTTCCGCGCAATTGTTTCTGAGACGATATTCTCTGATAATTCCTCCAGCTCTGCCTGATAGGTCCCCAGTCTAAATTCGGCACTTATCAAAAGATCTATCAATTCATTTTCTTTCACTTGAAGTGCTAAAATTATCTGTGCTTGTGTTCCACCCTCCGCATTCAAGGTAATCTCCGGGTACTCCTGCTGAAACTTAAAGAACGCCTCTTCAGCTGTTATCAGACTCTCTTTCATCTGATTCAACATCGTCTGTGGGAGCGGTTTTTCCCACCACTGCATTCTTTCAACCGCTTCTGCTTCAACGACTGCTTGGAACACAGCCGCAATTCTATTGGCTATATTCTGTGCGCGTTCCGGTGTTCGCTGCGTCACAGTAACAGTGATGACACTTCCATCGGGTGTTTCTTCAACCTTTAGCTCCTCGTCAATAAGCGTTTTGGTGAAGAAGTCTTCCCACTCAGTGAGGGTGAGTTCGCCTTGTTCTGTCGCCTCCTGATCAAGTGTAATATTCAACAAATCCGCAAGCCACACGACAAACCGTCCACGATGAACAGGCAACGGGTCCAGGAGTCCCTCCTCTCTGAGTTGACGGATAGCCGGGGCAATCACGAGGTCTCGCGATTGTATCTGTGCTGCATAAGCCCCCAAAGATGGACTGCCCAATAGTCCAGAGATCGGCAATTGTGAAAGTAGCGGAGAGGTGGGTTGACCGTCTAAGACGCGAAGCGTTGTTTCGGATTGATAAACCGGGGAAGTTAGGTCGGTTATGAGAAACGCCCCAAAAACGGAGAGCAAGAAAATGAGAAGGACACTCCATTTATGCCGAAAAAGGATCCAAAAATAGTCTGATAATCGAATTTCTCTGACTTCTTCAAAGTGCCTATCGCTTGTTTCTGGCATCTCTAACCTCTTTAATGACTGACCGCTATCCTAATTGTATCTCAGCAGAACTGTAACGAGCAAGTTCACGAAAGATGTCGCGAAGGTGATGACGCGCCAGTCTAAACGGGTTCTTTCACGGACTCTCAGCTGATCCTGCGGGTTCAAGTAAACATCCGAGTGCATCTGGTTGAAGTCGAGTTCTTCCTCTGTCCCATCTCCCCGCGTGATTAAGCATTTTTTCGGATTCGCCCGTTCCTCGTTGAACCCACCTGCCATCGCAATCGCTTGACCGAGCGACACCGGTTCAATAATCACATATTGTCCCGGTTTCTCGACAGCCCCCGTAACACTAATTTTCGCTTCCGCCAACGGGACATACAACGTATCTCCGGGTCCCATCGTTGCCTCAACATTCTCTGCAGCGAGATCCACTAAAATTCGTTCTTTATTGGTGATGATTTCTGACTTGTGTAAGTTCGCAAAATCAGTCCTTGATCCTCCGGCGATTTTCAACACCTGACTCGCCAGAACCTGCGGTGCCGTTATAGGATAAACACCTGGAGCCACCACTGCACCTATGACACGCACCGGTCGTTGCTCAAAGACCGACGGAATGAAGATAGTATCGTGGTCCTTCAAAGGAATATCGGGACCCCCCGCACTGATGAGCTGAAGGTAATCAACCTTCTTATGGAGTTTTCCAGCCCGCCAGATAGAAATGTCCGTCAGATCCGCAGCTTCATAGTTAATGCCAGCAGATGCGAGGGCTTGAAGGAGATACACCTGTCCGACTTCAAAGACATGGAGATTCCCTCGGGCGCGAAGTTGGACTGCTCCGAACACAAGAATCGTTCGTTTTGGACGCATGAGCGTTACAAACACACGTGCTGTCGGGAGATGCTTGGAAAAAGCGGACTGCATCTCCGCTTCCAGTTCAGAAACTGTGAGATTCACTGCCTTGATAAGCCCAATCAGTGGATAGGAGACATAACCGTCTTGTTGAACCGGAACAGGCACGCGCTCTTTGCTATATTCAGGATAGCCGTCCACAGTGACGACGAAACTGTCGCCAATTTGCAATTTATATGTAGATAATTCCGACTGTGGTTCTTGTAGTTTAGGTTGTGGAGCCTTTGATGTAGATTCTGGCGGTGTAACCTCTGTGTCGATGGTCGGATTTTCGGTGGGGGAATCCGCTGCGGAAATGAGTCCGGGAAAACTCAGGTGTAACACACTCAGTAAAAGGAATATAAATCTTTTAAGGGAAAGTTTTGGGAACTTCCATACGCCACCCAAAAACTGATTTCGTAAAGCAGATATGTTCATGAAATTTTTTAATTTTTCCTTGCGGTTCGGTGAGATCCGTTGCAGACTTGACGTGCCTTTCCGTAGAGTTGCCTGCGTATTGTTACAGCCTGCTGCTCGGTATTAATTTCTATATCGTTGAATATTCTAACAGACATTCGCGCAAAAGGCAAGGGAAATCACATTTTCAAACCTATAGATTATTGGCAATACGGATTTCTTCCGCGTTAAAGGCTTCGTCATGCCATTCAGTGATACGCCATTCATTATTTCTCTTTTCAAAGATAAAGAGGTTATCCCCCTCGGCGTACACACCACCAAATCCGCCTTCAAGTGCGTGCCCATCGGATATAAAGAGTTGGATTCTATAGTGATTCCTGACTTCTGCTTGGTTGCCATCCTCATTCATCGTAATTTCTGGTGGGACAGAGAGTTCTATCTCAATGTCCTGAAACTTCTCAAAAACCCGAGTGGCAGCGTCCCGCTCCTGCCGAATATCATCAAATTCCAAATCGTCCGTTTTATCTCCATCTGTCCCCCAATCGGAGACATAGAGGAAACCCTCTTCCCAGAAAGTGTTGATATAAGAGTTGACATCCTCCGTCTCATACCCTTGCCGCCATTGATCTAAGACTTTATTGATTTGAAGGAGTTCTTCAGGCAGAACCTGGCGGACATCGTCAGCGTTCCCACACCCCATAAAACATACTAAAAATAAGATGAGTACGCCGGTGACTTTTGCAAAAACTCTGAACATAATAATCAAATATCCTCTTTATTTTAGTTTCCACTTTAGTTGCCAAGTGATGAGGTCTTCTTCAAAAAATATAGTTCAGTCTCTATGGAGGACCCGTAGCGTAAACTTTTAGTTTGCGCCCTCGGCGGCACAATCTAACAGATTATGCTACAAAGATCGCAGCTTAGTGCTTTGTCAGGTTTTGACGGATAGGTCTATCTGTTTAAGGAATGGTAGGCTAAATAGGAAGGAATTTAAAATGGTATCATCTATTATTGCAAGGGCGGTATTTTCTAAAAGCACCTATAGAGGCAATCTTGCCCCTACTCCTCCTCAAACTCTTGCGTGGTGAACCGCAAGGTTCGGCAATTCTCCGTCACCGTGCGAACAATGTCGTCAGGCACGCCATCCGAAACTTTAGCTTGGATCTCCATTGTTACTTCAACATCTGCCCCCGGTAGACCGGCGAGGTGCTGGACGACTTCCTCTACAATCCGCTGTGCAGCGGGTCCTGTTCGTATTGGATCCAGATTAACAGTGCCGTAGAAGCGTTTGGGTTTCGCTGTTTGTGGGGGAGTCGTTCCAGTCCCCGGGGCTGTTGTTTGACCCCCTGGTGCGATATAAGGTGCCCTGCCGCCTTGCCCAATTGAAGGCGATTCTGGGGGTTGTGGATGTCCACTATCTGGTTTTGCCGCTGCATTCGCTTCAAGCTGTGCCACTGCCACATCGGGTTTTACCAGCACACTTTCATCGTCAAGATAGAGTGAACCGCCAGCACTACCGAATTGCAACCCGTTATACTGTCCAGTATCGTCAACACTATTTGCGTATCCGAACGTCTGTGTTTTAATCCCTTCCCGAACGGTATCAAGCAGCACATCGGAATCACGCAAGCGGGAAAGATATAGATAAGTCGCAAGGCACTCCCACACGCGCTTGAGACTAATATGAGGTTCCTCTTTCCAGAGCCAATTGTCCAGTTCCATCTTTAACAGGACAGGCGACCATTGCGTGATAAGCTGCGCGTCGTCTCGGACTTTCGCAACGGCTTTTGCAACAGCAGTTTCCTGTGAGCCGGGAATGCGTGTTTCTTCCCACACGATTGGTTCTGTTCCTTCTTGTGTGGGAACGAGGAGCCAAGAATATGCCTCGTTGAGTCGTATTCCGACAGTATCATTACTCTGTTCCTTACCACGTCTCGCTTCACGTCGCTGGTTGGCATCGAGGTTCAATCCTTCAGCCTCTTGGACAATTGAATCCCAGGCGAGATAACAACGGGTTTCGCGTTCAAGGGAATCCCATTCTCCAGTGTCAGGTGCAACGAAGATGAGCATATTGGAATACTTTCTTGGGATGTCGCCGCGTTTTTCTAAAATCTCTGATGCGGTTGTAAGTGCTGCTGAATTTTTCGCTCTTGTTTGATGGCCAGTTGTGGGTGAAAGGATTACCAATCGCGCTGTCGATTCGTCTGGGACATCTGCTGACACGGGACACGGATGGACGGCTTTAAAATCCCCACGCCTTTGTGTCTGTTGCCGCAATCGGCGAACAATCTCTGACTCTACAACTTCTGGTTCCTGTTTAGCGGCTCGATCTTCCATTGTTCTGCGGAGGTTCGGGTGTGTGTCATACCAGTAGCGTTGGGCGCGGGTGTAAAGGTGCGTCAATCGATCCGTCAAACGTTTGGTTGCATCATTGAACACGGAGACATGCTCATCGGGTTGCGCGACTCCGAGGCGAATTCGCATTTCTTCAAGACCACGCACGGTTTGTCCACTCCCATGTGGCGCGCTTCCCATGAAGATTGTGCGTGCCACACGTCGCGCCGCCGAAATTTCACCGAAACGTGTATTTCCTTCGTCAATCGCGCGTGGTTCGGAACGATCGCCATCCACGTCTTTATCCACAACGGCGTTCCAATTCTCCGGTAGATAGCGAAGGAGTTCCTCTCGCACACGCGGTGAATCCAGCGGGATAGATCCAGGGAGAATGAGTGGGGAGCGATCTTCGTTTATCCATAGGTGATGGATAACGGCTGCCATGAAGCGTAGCACACCGCGGGTTTTCTGGAAGTTATCAAGGGGTGACCAATCTTCATAGAGCCTGTCAAACAATTCAGGGTGGATGGGATACGCCCGCCGGAGCCGATCGAGATATAGGGCATCACGGCATTCAACTGGGAAGTCTGAAGGATTTTCGTCGTATAACTGCGTGAACGCTCGGCAGACTGCATCATGAGCCGTTTTATCTCTGACGGGCGAGAATAACCGCCGCCGCACGATTTCAAATCCTTCATCTGCATCGACAGGTCTCCAAATACCCTCAAGTCTACCGATGGTGTGCTGAATTCGCTCCAACGCCGCTTTCCCTGCCTCACCCCCGATTTCGATGTCGGATTCAGGGATTGAAGCAACAAGTTGACTCCGTTCCGCATTTTTGACTGCCTCTGTCAAGGACTGCACAAAGGTTAGGTTCGCGTCAAATGAACCCGCGGGTAAGCCGTTAACACCGTATATGTTGCGGGTATACGCGACTAATTCATCTATGAGGATGATGGCGGGCCCGAATTCGTTGAGGAGCGTAGTGAGGTCGTT contains these protein-coding regions:
- a CDS encoding ATP-binding protein; this encodes MPLTPWREIVTPHPDIARGRYHQAEFAAHLGEVIAGNADAEYQDPIEFFARTYLTAGMRRLLATAVKQITGKDGEPIVQLKTAFGGGKTHSMLALYHLLGGTVSVDQMEGARHILNEAEVSELPKARFAVIVGTALNPSRTQKVNGITTRTLWGNIAAQLGGQEGYTIVKAADKKSVAPGANDLTTLLNEFGPAIILIDELVAYTRNIYGVNGLPAGSFDANLTFVQSLTEAVKNAERSQLVASIPESDIEIGGEAGKAALERIQHTIGRLEGIWRPVDADEGFEIVRRRLFSPVRDKTAHDAVCRAFTQLYDENPSDFPVECRDALYLDRLRRAYPIHPELFDRLYEDWSPLDNFQKTRGVLRFMAAVIHHLWINEDRSPLILPGSIPLDSPRVREELLRYLPENWNAVVDKDVDGDRSEPRAIDEGNTRFGEISAARRVARTIFMGSAPHGSGQTVRGLEEMRIRLGVAQPDEHVSVFNDATKRLTDRLTHLYTRAQRYWYDTHPNLRRTMEDRAAKQEPEVVESEIVRRLRQQTQRRGDFKAVHPCPVSADVPDESTARLVILSPTTGHQTRAKNSAALTTASEILEKRGDIPRKYSNMLIFVAPDTGEWDSLERETRCYLAWDSIVQEAEGLNLDANQRREARRGKEQSNDTVGIRLNEAYSWLLVPTQEGTEPIVWEETRIPGSQETAVAKAVAKVRDDAQLITQWSPVLLKMELDNWLWKEEPHISLKRVWECLATYLYLSRLRDSDVLLDTVREGIKTQTFGYANSVDDTGQYNGLQFGSAGGSLYLDDESVLVKPDVAVAQLEANAAAKPDSGHPQPPESPSIGQGGRAPYIAPGGQTTAPGTGTTPPQTAKPKRFYGTVNLDPIRTGPAAQRIVEEVVQHLAGLPGADVEVTMEIQAKVSDGVPDDIVRTVTENCRTLRFTTQEFEEE
- a CDS encoding AAA family ATPase, which produces MPETSDRHFEEVREIRLSDYFWILFRHKWSVLLIFLLSVFGAFLITDLTSPVYQSETTLRVLDGQPTSPLLSQLPISGLLGSPSLGAYAAQIQSRDLVIAPAIRQLREEGLLDPLPVHRGRFVVWLADLLNITLDQEATEQGELTLTEWEDFFTKTLIDEELKVEETPDGSVITVTVTQRTPERAQNIANRIAAVFQAVVEAEAVERMQWWEKPLPQTMLNQMKESLITAEEAFFKFQQEYPEITLNAEGGTQAQIILALQVKENELIDLLISAEFRLGTYQAELEELSENIVSETIARNPSHSKLQDSLNQYEIDRAELLGKYDETHPEVMAIDQKIRETRTRLDTEEKEIKSTTSAYNPLHQVLTEKVNEAEAAIISLKRQKEEVAAKIAAHLEKLGSWSPTQLQFYRLKRDIEIYTTQATTLEAKLREAEIFAQARTESIKTLDMGWAPEEPLKPRLKLNLALGALVGMLLGFTYAVAKNYFDDTYLRLEDAVRQLDALPESPSFLGVLPSIKKRNTYRLPLIVHDAPQSRSAEAFRVLQAKLPFLNPGAPVRTILVTSATRGEGKSTISSNLAVALAQRGNKVLLIDADMRRPSQHNTFPGDQPAQAEEVRETSDAEFPIARVDARKPGLSEVLIHLNSENRDDILHTTVKQTDIPNLHLVPSGTVPPNPIELLNSEMMTDWLEFAKSEYDVIVIDSPPVRAVADPMILASIVDAIVYVFDITKTRRFDMLTGVRHLTEAFPMKGIGVLCNMINPKHAKSYGYYSRHGSYHGLVDEGDET